TCTTGCTTGTCAGGGTGGGTGTTGATTATCGTGTTCAAAGCGGTTGCCATCCCAACAGCACATTAATTACGCTTTCTCAACTGTCCCATCTACTCGACCTAGAATCTTTGCACCACCCTAAACCTCACGTGTGGCCATTATATCCTCAGTCGTCTTTCCACAGGATAAATCTCtatgtaaatacagtacatgaacGACCTGTTCTAGAGAGACTGAGTCACACTGTACCATAGGCGAaaaaaggggagagggggggagggtagCCCAATTTTGTTTGTTCTTCAGATCATCGGGTTATGGGTTATTTTCGTCTTGCTGATTGTTTAtgcggggagagggagcgatAATGAAGTTGCTCTACGTTCGGCGGTGGAGTGCTACGGGGAGGCGGGAGGGTGAGTGGGGGGTTGGATGGAGGGCGGTGATGGCGATTTTTATGGATGGCGAGGCAGGGCCAGGGGGAGATCCATTAGAAACTTGTGtgagcagggctggggggagCCATTTACAAGATTTATAGTGTGGCTCTCCTCAGAAATGCGTGCATCCTGTAATTAAGGCTCTACTTGCCTCTAGCTCCATattacagccccccccccaccccccaccccctctgatAGTAAGATCTTAAGGCTGCTTGGCGTCACTAATGAGCGCTAAACGGCACAAAGGGAACGAAGCGCTCGTGGGTGCAGCAGGAGACCTGGCGGCCTCTCtctagcagaaaaaaaaaaaaaaaaaaaaactattgtaaTTGACTGCTCTCTCAGTCCGCATCTGTTTGTACTGCGCCTGGCTCCAGCTGAGAGTCTTCCCAGGAAATATGCTGATTAACAACCTTTTACTCCGTTTGGGGTGAGGGGCGGTGCGATcagaagtatgtgtgtgtgtgtgtgtgtgtgtgtgtgtgtgtgtgtgggggggggtatgggtctgtgtgcatgcacaaggggggcggaggtggggggtgagggtaGGGTTTGGGGAGGTTTATGGTGTGTGGTCATGGCGATTTTGAATGAAGACCTCCGTTTTCCAGCATTTCCATGACAGTTGTTTTCCCTATATTTGGTTTTCGGGTGGGACCAGAAACAATTATCAGAGATATTGTCGTCCCATGCAAATCCGGGAGGCTCCAGGCCTTTTCTCCAAACTCGGGCTGCCTGTTTCTTTTGCTTAACAAAGGGAAACGGAGCCCCTGTCTGTTAGAGAAACAGGACATTCACCGGATCGGTGTTCATTACCCGGCTGAATCCCACCAGAACAAAGACCGTGGAGAGCCCCCGCTCTACTGTTACTGAACCTACTTAGCCTCCGAAGGCTTGCTCCTGACCCCGTCACGTTCTCCTCCCCTGTGATCTCACCAAAGCTGCCttttcccctcctcccctcctctcctcctcacctcGGGGCCACACTCCCGTCGGCCCGCTTCCTGCCGTAAcgctctgtttgtttttcctgtctTCCAGCTCTACGAATTGGACGGGGACCCCAAACGCAAGGAGTTCCTGGACGACCTGTTCAGCTTCATGCAGAAGAGAGGTGTGTGATTGGTCGCCTGGGCTGCTGTCGGTGGTTGTCTGGGAGGGTTGACACGTGTGCGTTACCATCTGTGGCTGCTCTGCTGACCCTCGGTCTCTGGAGTGCCGGGCCGTGACAGTTAGACGTGGTGGACTCTGGGAGGTCCTGGCCTGtagaccccctcccccagcctccCGACGCATAAACGCCCGTCTCGGGTTTCTCCATGTTGGGCGGATCTTTATTGGTTTCTGAGATGATAGCTTTATGACCAGTCATGTTTCTACAGTCCACAGTCTTATATAGGTCAATGATGCCCAAGTGTACATATGTAGATATACATATATGGTGTGCTGGAGCTGaaatatgcccccccccccccacccccccccccccccccgtcctctcTCTACTCTTATCTCCAGCCTGTTTTTCTGCTTTGAGGTTCGATGAAGGCATTTTTCTCTTAATACgtacattaacattaatatgGCCCATACTTTTACAACTTGTTAGCGATTCCCCACACTCCTACAGAAATGAGGTGGAAAAATAACCAAATTCTCTGAGCTTTTCTGCACTCTAGTCAGGAATAGCGTTACACACTCTACATTCAGATATTTCCCACTGCACGCCGAGGGTTTCTGGCCACTCGGAAGCAAAGTCACGGACTCCTTTGCGCACGGAGCGCTTAGAAACGGGAGCTCGGGGAACGTGCCAGACTAGGCGTCACGAAGCGGAGTTTTGTCAACATTTGGGGCGGCTCTGCAGCCTTGTGGAACTTCCTGTGGGGCTGTGAGCCATGATatatgtctctctcccagccccAGTCCTGCTTTGGCTACCGCTGAATGCCTGGGTGGGTCTGTATGTGCCTCTTTGTGTGAGGCTCGTTCGTCGTAAAACCCGTCACGCACTGCCCTCTAGGGACGGCTCGAGGAAGCCGCTTTTCAACCAAGCCCCATCTGCAGCCCAAAGATAGCTTGCCAGAGCCCCGTGCAGAAATTtccccctttaaaaaaaagaaaagaaaaaggaaactgCCTTCTGACGTCATTCCTGTTTTAATCACTCATCTGGGAGAGTTTTtagaggtccccccccccctcctcgaaGTACGTGTTCTCACGTGAAATGAAAACTGAACTGAGATCTTTTTGTGAGattgaagggggaaaaaaaatgtcatatttaaatATGTCATACCTGATGACAATGATCTCCGTTGCCTTCTGTACTGAACCCTTCCTTTGTAACCTGAGGCTACAGTCTAGcacagtggtaaccaaccctgttcctggagttctaccatcctgtaggtcttcattccaaccctaacaaagcacacctcattcaacggctagagcagggctgtccaaccctgttcctggagatctaccatcctgtcggttttcactccaaccctagcaTAACACatctcattcagcagctaggtGCCACATTAaggttgcaatgaaaacctacaggatcaggactgtagatctcatggaacagggttggtgacaaCTGGTCACACCATAGCAAACTGTATGATGGACCGTGATGGACTCTGTGCTTCTGTAGGAACCCCCGTGAACAGGATCCCCATCATGGCCAAGCAGGTGTTGGACCTGTACATGTTGTACCAGCTGGTGACGGAGAAGGGAGGCCTGGTGGAGGTCATCAACAAGAAGCTGTGGAGAGAGATCACCAAGGGCCTCAGCCTGCCCACCTCCATCACCAGCGCGGCCTTCACCCTCAGGACTCAGTGAGTTCCGGCAACGTGTCCTCATAACTGTACAACCACACCTCATACGTGTACAACCACAGCTCATACATGTACAACCACACCTCATATGTGTACAACCACACCTCTGAACTGTACAACCGCCCCTCATAGTTGTACAACCGCACCTCGGCCAAACCTGGGTCACCCTTGGCAGAAGGATGCCAGTCTCATTGGGGTTTTTATATGAATAGACCAGTCAAATCAATTCAAGATGTGTTTAGTAGAGCTCTTACTGCTATGTGAAATTAAGACTGGgaccgtccctctctctctccgtcagaTACATGAAGTACCTGTACCCTTACGAATGTGACAAGAGGGGACTCAGCAATCCGAACGAACTGCAGGCAGCGATCGACAGCAACCGGCGGGAGGGCCGGCGGCAGAGTTTCGGCAGCACCCTCTTCACCTACTCGCCCAACGGCACCCCCACCATGCTCTCCTCCCCGAAACTCTCCATGTCGGGCATGGGCATGCCCGGGGCCACCAACGGGACGGCCCTGGCCAAAATCAAGAAaggtgaggaggggggagggagccGTGCGATGTGCAATTTACTTACACATTACTTGTCactattttcttatttctcattattgttattattctgtGAAGCACGTTGATTTGACTGTGCATTGAATGTGCTATATGACTTGATTTGATTGACTTGGCTTAAATGGCATATGCAGTACTCTTTGAGAACTATAGACTTTATATTACCACATAttctgaaaaatctgaaaagccTACAGAAGTGCcctacatttcagttttactgtCAGGATGCGagagctttgaagctcaatatctcaatatCTCAATATCTCAATATCTCAATATCTCAATATCTCACTACTCAGAACACAGATGTGACCTTAGCATTAAAAGGTTCTAActcatttttttctcaaaaatggGTGGGTGTCATAAATATGCGGTTCATAGGGCAAATTGATAAGATATAACACATTCAGTTAgaatgtgaaagctttgaagctcaacaTCTGAAAACAACTCAGAGCGGCAATAGGACCTGATAATCCCAAGGTCTGGGCGTgtttgggcgtgtgtgtgcgtgtgcgtgtgtgtgcgtgcgcatgtgtgtgcgcgtgtgtgtgtgcgtgcgcatgtgagtgcgtgtgtgcgtgtgtgtgtgtgcgtgtgcgtgtgtgtgtgcgcatgtgcgcgtgtgtgtgcgcgcgtgtgcgcgcgtttatgtgtgtgtgcgcatgtgcgtgtgtgtgtgcgaatgtgtgtgcgcgtgtgtgcgcgtgtgtgtgtgtgtgtgcgtgtgtgtcctcGTTCTGACCGCGCCGTGCCGTTGCAGAGGACGAGGGCGGGCCGGCGCTGGTCTCGGGCCGCATGTCGGCGGCGTTGGCGGGTCACTCAGTGATGGCGGCCCAGGCGGCCGCCGTGCAGGCCGCGGCGGCCCAGGCGGCGATGGCGGCCCAGGTCGCCGCGCTGGAGCAGCTCCGGGACAAGCTGGAGGCCGGCGAGCCACCAGAGAAGAAGATGGCGCTGTCCTCGGAGGACCACCAGCGTCTCCTGCAGAGGGCGCTGCAGCACAACCTGCTGGCCATGACCGCGCAGATGCCCATGAACATCCGCATCAACAACCAGGGTACGGCCTGCGCGTCGCTCTTATTTCTGTGGCTTTCCTGCTAGTCAGGGATGGAGCGGTTTGACAAGTGGGACCACGTTTCACCGCGGCCATGCCTGTAAGCCTACGCGCAAAAAACGTTTGTGTTCTTTGTGAAACCGCTTTATTCCTGAATAactccttaaaggtacaataggtaagatttgtatgttaaacattgttacaggaccattgtaaatcccttcttgtaattgaaaaaggctcacagaCATGtagactcaccctctgcctgtgtttatagtccttaaattcgggtgggggggtttgttgctgcaattcctctcttgaccattagaagttcaaaattaccaattgtacctttaagaataaAGATTATAATAAAGATATTCTCGATCAGAGTGGTCATTCACAGCTGTGTGTCTGCCATTGGGAACTGGCTAATACTACGATAGCGACTGGTCCTTCACACAGCTGTATGTCTGCGATTGGGAACCGGCTAATACTACGATCGCGACTGGTCCTTCACATAGCTGTGTGTCTGCCATTGGGAACTGGCTAATCCTACGATAGCGACAGGCTAATCGTAGCGCACACTGCCGTCTCCGCTGAAGGATGCGTTGCTGTCTGTGGAGCCAATCTCTGTGAACACCTGCTGAGGACTGGGCCCAGCTCTGAGGCTGTGGTGACCCATTTTACGCAGATCGTGCACTCCTTTATCTCCAGTGCGTTCCTGTCGAGATCACCTGGGGAACCCCTGAGTCTTCAGCCAACTGACAACTGACTAccgctctttttttttctaacaGTGTCTTGAAATGACTCAAGCACAGGAAATTTTGTCATCAGGAATTTTGCGACTTCAAAGAAGCTTTAAAAGAAGCTTTTTAATGATCTGTGAATCAttgtgagtgacagggctgTGAAGTCCCCTGAAAGCCATTAGCCAAATCTAAACAACCCGCTCCATTTCCGCACCTTACACAGACGTTTATTACCACACCATTTTACCAAAAatggtttttaaaaattaacGTCAATGGCTTGTCaagtctgtctgtttgtccgtCTGTCCATCTCTGTATTATCATGGTGTTAGGCTagatgggtgggtgggttcgGAGCGGCTTCACCgggatttaaaataaataaattaacatcaAACAACATTTATTGTAACTTCTGTATTAGTGTTATGAACGTGTTTTTTCCTGTTTGCACTGATGAAATTCTCACAGACAGGCGTCGTTAATTGGAAACATCCACCTACGCAGCAAGCTTTTGATGCCAAGCCGGGTGCTTCCTGTCGCAACTGGAAATTAAAACTGCACGCCTGTTCTAAATGAAATTTAGACTGATTGCGACAGCtcgactgtttttttttttttggttgttgattAAGTAACCACATCCAGCTGCCGCTGTGCCGTGTGGGTTTCTGTTGAGCGCTAAAGTGTGGGTGAGTATCGGGGGGGACTGCAGGTGTCAGAGCGGAGATGATGTGGCTCTTCTCCGCTTCCTCCGTAGATGGCAGGCAGGACTCGGCCCTCAACCTCACCACCAATGGCATGAACAGCATCAGCATGTCGGTCGAGCTCAACGGGGTCGTCTACACCGGTAGGTCTTTCCTCAGTCACTCGTAGACCACGCTCGGTCTGAGCCGTGAGCTCCCTGGGAGAGCCGTCTTGATCGTTTATAATTTGGCGCATTTAAAAAGACCCCGTGTGAGAGATCGTTTTCCTCGATCGATGACAATGAAGGTGACTGTTTGCTCCAAAGACAACCCAAAGAAATGATCGCATGCATGATGCTCCTAATTTCTTATACTGTGCCAAGCCATGTTTCGGCAAAGTGTCACCCTACCTTTGTCAGGTTGTTTCCTTGGTATAATAAAACATTAGGAGCATAGAGTGTGCGataatttcattttctctttaaatttctcttaaatgttttttgattatTAGCACCTCATAAAATATAGGGTGTGCATTGTGTCTTCCTTCTTATTTTCCAAAGGTAACCTACTAAAAATAGTTATAAGCATCGTCTCCGCATACCCGAGCTGAACACAGATTTAAACAAGGTGAAAAACTGAGttcctgtttatttttcttgcagGTGTGCTTTTTGCTCAGGCAGCAGGGTCAGCCCCATCAGGCCCCCCTGGGTCCTCAGGCTCCAGTAGCAGCAAAGCCCTTGGTGGCCGCAGTGGGTCCCAGCCAGTCGCCCACACACCTACCTCCTCCAACAACACATCGCCTTAAAAACCTCACAACCTCCACCCCCTCTACCTTTTCTGATGCTAACTAAAGCCAAAAACCAACCTCATTTTTCTACGTAGCCTTCGCCAAAAGAAAAAGGACAATATAGAAATAAAACCAGACCACTTGAAGTACACTATCTCAGGTTCTCTCGCCTGCCACGGGATTTTTGTCTTTACGCTTTGAGTTTGTTTAATTTTCTTTCCACCTTTACGCAGCAGCCAAAATAGTTGTGAAATATAACTAGAGCCAGTATGGAGGTATATGCACAACCtgtgaataatttatttcttcTCCATAAAATGTACAGATAACATgtgaacaaaataacaataatcaacATTAAGGCTAATGCACTGTTTACACCATTTTAAACATCTACTGACTGACCGCGAAGCTACTTTTCAAACCAGAGGAAAAAGGattttaatttttgtttatcttatattaatgttgttgttattattattattattattattattattattattattattgctcattgcaaaaaaaaaaaaaaaaaagtatatttagggtttaaagaaaaatgtgtaaatatctTCTATTTTATTCTAGAAAAAGATGCTTTAAAGTATATGTTATTTCTTCAGGGCATAACAAAGCACGTGGTGACCTCATTAGTTTTTAACTTCTTTTTAAGCTTGCGTGATACAGTGGAAAATGAAGCAGTGCGTtatgagagaggagagctctGTATCGGCAAGCGCACCTCAGTATGCAAGACTCCCTATCACCCTCCCAGAGATGGAACCGAGCTcttttccacccccccccccctcccaacttGCAACTAGCTTATTGTTGTATATGTGCAAAACTACTCCGCTACAATTCTCCTGCAATACCATACCAAATGATGTACCGTTTATCCGTGATAAAGGAAGAAAATGAGAGATCACCCTCTCACATTGAATGGAGAGTTCACCCCCCTCGTACTGAATTGAGTAAGTTCACACTGAAAAGTAGGGTTCACTCTTTCACACTGAATGGAGAGATCACCCTCTCATAATGAATTGAGGGTTCACTCTCACTCATTGAATGGATGAAGGTGGGGTGATAGTGTTAGAGAGGTgggagaggcagtgtgtgtgtgtgtatgtgtatgcgtgcgtgggtgggtgtgggcacgtgcgcacgtgtgcgtgtgtgtgtctttgctcCTGTGCAAAAAATATTCAGCAGTAGCAAGACAAGCCTTGTAAAAcctctgaaaatgtttgttACTGGCATATGGAACCTCAGTCTAATAATAAGTGATGGCTGGATCTTAATGGATGTCCCATGAGACCTTACCTGAAGACAAGCCTTAATCTGCTTCTGAAATGGGATAGAGTCGCTCTGTTATGACATCATTAGCTATGCAGAACACATTGCTTCAGACCCAAAGTACTGTGTGGTTCTGTGCCTGCAAGGCCTGCGGTGTTTGACTCATCTACTGAGTCATTACTGAGTCATTCGTGATCAATTCCACAAGCATTTGAAGTGAAGAAAGCTTTTGGACCACCCCACCAAAAAGTACTTGGAGTTGTTTTATTTAGCTTGATTTAGTTCCAGTtccttgtttaatttaattttacaaaccccaaaacacacataACGGCTAGTATGTAcataggtacacacacacatacacaccacaaaccACAGAGCGTTGGCCAATTTCCTTTCAGATATACCATAGAAATAATCCAATAATCATCAGTCATCATTGTGGCTGCACAGCTGTATGAACATGCCTGATCAAATCTCACAGTTgagattttattaaaataccTGCCAGCCATTTTAAGTCTACAAAATGACTGGTAACTCAACAACTCAACAACCAAGCAATTTACCTGCTGTAGTGGTGTGAAAATAACGTTGACAGTGCAATAAACAATGTGCAGTTTCCTTCTGATCCACTAGTCTTGCTtagttgtgtgtctgtaggaaaATGCTTAGCATATGTGCATCATTTGTTCATCTGTTATACCACCTGTAAGGAGGGTGGCCATCTGAGAGATCTTTTCAGAGGTAGAACATTCTATGGGATACTAATTGGTTGTTGATTATTATTGGTGATAGATTAACACTTTTCCAGTACTGTGAGAGAGGATGGTGGTAGGATGGTGGTAGAATCTTTCAATAGGCAACACGAGATTTGGTGGTTTGATGAAAATGGCTGGTATAGTATAATAGGAAAAACGGGTGTCCAAATGCTACAAGCAGCTAGCCATTACAAACCAAATGTATTCCTCGGATTTACATTGCTACCTAAAGCGAGGTTTATAATGGACCCTGTCTTCCATTCTCCATTTACTTCATTTGTATAATAACTGCCATTTTCGGTGTCCATCTGGCAGGTCTTCAAGTTCTCTTCATGTGCTTTGCATGCGCACAGACTGATGTTGCTAATTTCCCCTCCCATAAAGTTTAGCTTCTTTGGTACTGGGCAGAGTATTGAAGGAGAAGAGTTAACTGTAATCAGTGTATAAATATAACTTATTTCATTAAACAGCATATTGGCCTTGTTCAGCCCCCCCACCACATTGTTGCAGTTTTGAGGTGAAAAATGAACAGCACCTTCTTTTGACCTACACAATGGAAATGCCTATGCAAAGAAAGTGTATGCTTTAGCtagacaatataaagtttatcTGAATTCAGAAATTAGTGAAAACATTTCTGTTCAACTTAACTATATTGCAGAGAAAGATGGAGCTAACAGTGGAAATTTTGACGTGGCCAAACATTCaagtggatttgtgtgtgtgtgagtgagtgcgtgcgtgcgtgcgtgcgtgcgtgcgtgcgtgcgtgcgtgcgcgcacgtg
The sequence above is a segment of the Conger conger chromosome 4, fConCon1.1, whole genome shotgun sequence genome. Coding sequences within it:
- the arid3a gene encoding AT-rich interactive domain-containing protein 3A, with product MKLQAVMENLHRQQRAKLLMELEQQQQQQQQQQAGQSQARNAAQSDPGLAGPDERMASPVPEAEHAQMAALAAMRAVAAGLQRAPDSPMSERSSAAEDEEEDDDDEEGEEPYKDMMGSEEEERIKQKWDEEDFEGEMEDDYEDDLAEEGVPPGRDAVMGKGILLLPHRRLHPHSQLIKPRPLTDQEPRVSALPPHGAHSQLGGGQDHGDWTYEEQFRQLYELDGDPKRKEFLDDLFSFMQKRGTPVNRIPIMAKQVLDLYMLYQLVTEKGGLVEVINKKLWREITKGLSLPTSITSAAFTLRTQYMKYLYPYECDKRGLSNPNELQAAIDSNRREGRRQSFGSTLFTYSPNGTPTMLSSPKLSMSGMGMPGATNGTALAKIKKEDEGGPALVSGRMSAALAGHSVMAAQAAAVQAAAAQAAMAAQVAALEQLRDKLEAGEPPEKKMALSSEDHQRLLQRALQHNLLAMTAQMPMNIRINNQDGRQDSALNLTTNGMNSISMSVELNGVVYTGVLFAQAAGSAPSGPPGSSGSSSSKALGGRSGSQPVAHTPTSSNNTSP